The genomic interval ATTCATTTTGTCGAAATACAAAATAATGTATCTGTGAAACGAATTAAACTTCTTAAGATTTAATAAAATAAGAAATATACCCTAAACAGTTGTTAGGTATTCATCTGAAATTGTTTAGGGTTTGTTTCCTCTGTTCTCTTTTATTGTTTGAATCCATATTTTCGTTTTCTTTCATTAAAAGATATTTCAAACACTCATATTAATAAAGTGGGGTTAAGAATTGAATGATCGAATTTTTAATCGATGAAGTCGCTTGAAATACAAAGCGTGGTGAGTATTTTTGAATACCTAAGCTAATTCCACACTAATTTTCCAACTTCATTTCGCATTCCAAGAGGCCGTAACCATCCATCTTTAATATTGCAGTTTCCGATCTCAAAACCTCCTTTTTCTTAAATTTTAGTTAAAGTACGAAATATTTCGTACAATGTCAAAGAGACCCCTATCTTTATCCTGCTTTTAGCTAAATAGATATGTTTAGCAATGTTGCCGTAATTTAATTTTAACTCAAATTAATTCGATCCAATGAAAACTGCATTGACAATTTTACTTTTACTAAATTTTACCTTGTTACCTGCTCAATCTGCCAGTATAAAGGGTAAACTAATGGATTCTGAAGGTTCTGCGGTCATTTTTGCGAATGTTGCTCTGTTTTCTTCAAAAGATAGCAGTCTTACTAAAGTTGCATCCAGCGATGCATCCGGATCCTTTGAATTGCAAAGTTTGCCAGCCGGTAATTACTTTTTAAAGTCGAATTATGTTGGAATGCAGGATTACCAGAATCCTAATATTCAATTAACGTCTGATCAGCATTTGGATTTAGGGATCTTACGCTTAGAAACAGCAGCTATTAATTTAACAGAAGCAACCGTCACTGCACAACGGAGTATCCTTGAAGTAAAACCAGACAGACTTATTTTTAATGTAGAAGGAACCATCAATAGTATTGGTTCTGATGCCATTTCGCTTTTGCGAAAAGCACCTAGTGTTACCATTGACAATAATGATAATATAAGCTTATTGGGGCGTTCCGGGGTTCTGGTCTATTTAGATGGAAAACGCCTACCATTAAGTGGACAAGATCTCAGTAACTATCTTCAAAATCTTCCTGCAGAACAAATTGATCGGATTGAAATTATTACCAATCCAGGTGCGAAGTATGAAGCGCAAGGCAATGCAGGCATCATTGACATTCGCTTAAAAAAAGATAAAAATCTTGGTACCAATGGTTCCGTAAATACCAGTTATATTCAGGGAAAATATCCAAAATCAAATATCTCTGGAAACGGAAATTATAGAAACAAAAAAATGAATCTTTTTGGTACTCTTGGACTCGGTCAATGGCAAGGATATCATAGAATGGAATTCCAAAGTTATCAGAATAATTTCTACTTAGATGAAACGAATGAAAATCGTCACGATCGGAAAAATTTAAATTATCGCATTGGAACCGATTATTTTTTATCACCTAAGCATACGATCGGCTTTTTATATACTGGCTTTTTCAGTGATGGAACAAGTTGGGGTCAAAATCGCATTGACCTTGCTTCTGAAAATTCACCAACACTTATTGATAGTATTTTAATCGCAAATACAAATAGTGATAATCCAAAAAAGAACCAAAGTTTTAATTTAAATTATCGATTTGATACTAAAAAAGATCGCAATTTAAATATTGATTTAGATTATGCATTTTATAATAATACCAATACAAGACAACAGGACAATGATTATTTTGATGCAAGTGGTCAACAACAATTGTCAGAATTTTTATATTATTTTGATACTCCTTCTGATATTGATATTCTAACATTCAAATTAGATTATGAGCATACCGGTTTAGGTGGGAAATTAAGTTACGGTACGAAATTAAGTCGGGTCGTAACCGACAATTTTTATCAGGTTTATGATGGATCAAAAGAAAATGGTGTTTTAAATCTCCAACGATCCAATCGATTTAAATATGATGAAAACGTATATGGAGTCTATGTAAATTACGCTCGTAGTATATCTAAAAATTGGAATCTAAATGCTGGGCTTAGAGCAGAGCAAACAGATGCAAGAGGTGATCTACAAGCGTATTTACCGGAGTTACAGGAGCCCGCTGTACTTTTAAAATATTTAAGTTGGTTCCCAAGTGCCGGGATCAATTGGAATATTACAGAACAAAATAGCATGGCATTAAATTATAGTAGAAGAATCAATCGTCCGGATTACAACGTATTAAATCCATTTAATAATCAATTAAGTCAATTGTCTTATGAAAAAGGAAATCCTTTTCTAGCTCCTGAGATTGTGAATAATTTAGAATTAGGATATACTTTAGCCTCGAGATTTAATTTTAAAGTAGGATATGCTTTAACCAGTGATCAAATCACTCGTTTAATTGGTCCTGATGACAAAGATCCACGCGCTAGTTTTATTAAATGGGACAACCTTGCAACACAAGAGATTTGGAGTTTCAATGCAAGTCTTCCGATACAGATTCATAAAATATGGAATGCTTATTTTAATCTTGGTGCTTCTCATATTCATAATCAAGCGGATTATGGAGGGGATGCCATTGTAGATCTGAAAGCCTTTACCTATAGTATTTATCAACAACATAGCTTTGATTTACCCTTGAAGTTCAAAGGAGAAATTTCTGGTTACTATTCAGGACCTGGAATCTGGGGTGGTGTTTTTGTTTACGAATCAAGCTGGAGTCTTGACTTAGGCCTTCAGAGAAAATTTTTAAAAGATCGCCTGAATGCAAAATTGAGTGCAAGTGATTTGTTTTTTACTTCTGGCTGGAAAGGTATTTCAGAATTTAATGGTCTCCGATCCTATGGTAAAGGAAATTGGGATAGTCGTCGCCTCAGTTTGAATTTAAGTTATCGCTTTGGCAATGATAATGTAAAATCTCGCAAACGGAATGTGGGTCTTGAAGATGAAGCAGGAAGAGTTGGGGGAGATTAAAAATTAAATGAATTCAAAAGCTAATTCTCATAAGCTAAAATACTTTTTAGTATCCTTTGACATTTCTAAAATTCGACTTTTTATTTGATTGGACAAATATTATAGTCCAATGAATCCTTTTTGCAATTAAGGCTTAGCATTTGTAGCCAGCGGCATTAACCATTGTTATTTTATAATTGGGATTAGACTCATTTAGAAATACGTGGTATAATTTATAAACGGGATTGAAGCAAATTATAGTAAAAATTGATATCATTGCTTTCTACTTCAATACCGCCGCGCGCATTACAGATCCTACACCCCATCTGCGTCGTATGTGATCCAATTGCTGCAACAAAGAGATCTGTTCTTCCGTATCTTCAAATAAACGGATCTGGTAATTTCCATGTACCAATCCACTAAATTTTACACCTATCAATCGGATGAGTTGTCGCTTTTCGTAAAGACTATCAAATAAATCATAACTCACTTTGCGCAACATATCATCATTGGAAGTATATGGAATCTTCCGTTGTTTGGAAAATGTATTAAAATCGGCATATCTGATTTTAATTGTAACACAGGAGCAAACGCGACCACCCTGTCTCAATTCGAATGCTAATTTTTCAACCATATCCAGCAATAAAATCCGAATGCGCCGGATGTCAAGTGTATCTTGTTCAAACGTGTTTTCTTTGGAAATGGATTTCTGCTCATGAAACGGTACCACAGGCCGCTCATCAATGGCATTCGCATGTTCCCAAAGACTTCGTCCACTTTCATTTCCAAATTCCCGCTGGAGTAATCGCACCGGAATCTCACTAAGAATCCGAATCGTGCGCACACCCATAAAACTCAATCGCTTATAAGTTTCTTTGCCAATACCAGGAATTTTATTCGTGCTGAGCGGTGAAAGAAATGCGCGTTCTGTTCCTTTCAGAATCTGAATAGCGCCATTGGGTTTAGCCTCTCCAGTACCTACTTTGGAAATGAGTTTATTAGGTGAAAGCCCAAAAGAAATAGGCAAGCCAGTCTCCTTGATTAATTTAGTCCGAAGCTCAGAAGACCATTTCATACATCCAAAATATCGGTCCATACCCGTGAGGTCGAGATAAAATTCATCAATGGATGCCTTCTCATATAAAGGTGCTTCCTCCGCAATAATATCTGTAACCAAGCCAGAATACTTGGTGTATGAATCCATATCACCCCGCAATACAATTGCTTGAGGACAAAGTCGTAAGGCCATTTTCATGGGCATCGCAGAATGTACTCCAAAAGCCCGTGCTTCATAACTACAAGCCGCTACTACGCCACGACTACTGTAACCACCTACAATCAAAGGCTTACCGTATAGGCTACTGTTTTTAATGCACTCCACAGATACAAAGAAGGCATCCAGATCCATGTGTAAAATCGCACGATCAAACATAGTTTCCGGTGTTTATTAATTCTAATAGTCGAATATATCGACAAATATAGGTCGAATTATTTAAAGTGCTTCAAATTGTCGGAAAATTCAACTATTTTTGTGTAAAATATAATATACTGCTATCTAAAACTAAATTTACCTAAGATGTACTTAGCACAAAACCTAAAGTTCCTTCGCACAAAATATAATTATTCTCAAGCTGAAGCAGCCGATAAAATCGGCATACCACGCACTACCTTAGGAGATTATGAACGGGGCCATACCGAACCAAACATGGAATTACTGCTTACCCTGGCAAAAGTATATGGCGTGCAAATTGAAGGATTACTAACCCGGAAATTAGAAAATCTAGCTTGGGAAGATGTGACCACAGACAATGTAAAAATATTAGCAATGACTGTGGATCATAATCAAAAAGGAAATATCGAACTGGTAAGAACTAAAGCAGCTGCAGGATACCTTGAAAATTTCCAGGACCCTGAATTTGTCAGCGAATTACCTAGACTCCAATTTCCTGCTTTGCAAGGATATTACAGGGCTTTTGAAATAGAAGGTGACTCCATGCTACCGATGGAACCCGGATCGATTGTTATTTGTAAATATGTAGAAAAATTAAAAGACATAAAAAATAATGAACCCTATATAATCGTATCCCAACAAGATGGCGTCGTATATAAAAGACTTCAACTTCACAATGAAAAAAAAGCGCTTCAATGTATTTCTGATAATTTACAATACCCAAGCTTCCAACTTCCCTGGGAAGATGTAAAAGAAGTATGGGAATATCATGCACATCTGGCATTCACAGAACCAAAAACAAACTACGATCATTGGAAAAATGAACAAGTAAGCGATATCCAGAAAAAAGTGAACGAACTTCACAGACATTATGTAGGTAAAGAATAAATAAAAATCATAGCAATTTGAAATGTCGATAAATCTGAAGCGACTGCAAATAAGAGTACTAAAAAAGTAGCTGTAATGGAAGGAACTTCAAGCGCCTGCGAGCAGTATGAAGAAGGCTTTTGTTTTAAAATGCGCCCACATTCGCAAGTAATTAATTACTATGAAAATTCAGAATTTAATTTTTAGAATTATAAAAATGAACCCATTTTATTTTTATCACTAAATTTAAATACATCTGGTAATTTTTAGAATATATCAAATACTCATAAATGGGTATAAATTAGATTCCAAATAATACCAACTTTGGATTACGAAACACCAGCTCTATTTAGAGCCCTTATCATCGTCATTTTCAATTTAATAGTCAAGCCATAGTTCGCTTAAATCACTTATTAAATATACATGACATGAAAAACACGAAGATCTTATTTACATTCATTAGTTGCATTTTAATCTACATTCATCCCGGCTACAATCAATCCATTGTAAAATTGAATACATCAGGAACGGCAGGAAATACAAATCTTTTGCTGAATAATAGTACCAGCGATTTTTTGGGAAATATTTATTACTGTACCGTGAATCATTTACAAAACGGTACCCTGAATGTTGTAAGCTTAACAAAAGAACTAACGCTGAATTGGTCCTATAATTATACGATAGGAGCAGCGGGTTCCATATCCGGAGTACATTATTTAAATGGTAAAATTTTTATTAGTTGTTCATCTGGAAATAATACCGAATTATTGATTATTGACAGTTTTGGAAATATACTTTTTCCAAAAAATTTTTAAATGACCATACCAGCTTTACCTCAGCACTTATGAATAACCAGGATTTAATCCTTACATCCGATATAAGACCAAGTGCCGGAACCGTTGAAATATCCAGATGGACACCCCAATTTACACCTATCTTTAATAAACGAATTTCATTTACCAATCGGGATGATGTTCATATTTATTATGTAAAACAAATAGGCAACCGCATATATTTTGGAGGTACTTCCAAAGAAACCGGAATCTATCATTCATATTGGTTTATAGCTGCTCTTGAATTAAATGGCACGCTTGCCTTTTTAAAAGAATATGAGGTAATTAGTAATGACCTGTATCCGAATACTTCTATTGTCGCCTTGGATTCTGTTGATGAAAATACCATCCTTGCAGCAGGCTATGTAAATGATGCAAATCCAATAGATGGAAATTTTAATTCCTATGCTGATGGACTGATTGTAAAACTTGATCCAAAGGATGGAAGTGTGAAAGATTATCTTATTTTAAGCCCAAAGTTGGAATCTGATTACTTATATTTTCTTGGGATTAAATACCAGGCAAACAATAAAATAAGAATTAGCGGTGCACAAGGAATTAATCAGGATTTTTTAAACACTGGTTTGCTTTATGGTGAACTAGACTTGAATTTTCAAGATATTCAATTTAAATTTTCTAAATCCTATTCGATTTTAACAAGATTGGAAAAATTTATTGACTATAATCATATTTCTGGAAGGTCTGAAAATTTTGGGATTTTCACTACCCATGTAGGTTCTGGAATATGTAATTCAAATGTTTCCTGTTTCGAAAAAGCAGAAATCATAAGTATAAATAAGGAATTACGCTTCGTATCGAATCGCTATGAATTTACCAACCTTAGTTATACTGCTGAAGATATAACGATCATCCGTAAACCCATTCCGACAACCCTAAGTGCACCTTGTGGTATTTCCATTTGTAGTTCTTCACAAACGATTCCAATATGTAAACAAAAATATATTTATGATTATCGTTCCATTCCACAAATTCCTACAGCTGTTACCAATCTGACCCCATCCATTGCTTTAATGACCCATGATAAAATCAATAAAAAAATAATTCTGGATCCAATTACGAGTGGCGTAGCACTTGTTTTATTTGAAACCCAATTGGATCTGTTTACGAAACAACAGGATACTCTAAAATTTATAATTAATAATGATTCATTGCCTGATTTGAATTTAGGTTTGGATAAAACAATCTGTCAAGGGGATTCCCTGGTTTTAAGTTTTGGATTGGATTCAACACGTTGGTTTGATGGTTCAATATCAAAAAACAAAACAATAAAAACTGCCGGTAAATATTGGGGTAGCTATTTTAATGAATGCGGTTCTAAGTCAGATACAATACTTATAACACTTGAACCAAAACCAAACTTAATGCTAGGAGCTGATTTTCTAATTTGCGGAAATCTTCCAGCTCAAATTGTTTCCAATTATGACAATACAATCTGGAATACAGGGCAAAGTGGGCGATCCATTTCTGTTACCAATCCAGGACGCTATGTTGGATTTGTAAGTTCGGCATGTGGAACTTCTTTTGATACCATTCAGGTAAATAAATTTGACCGCAGCGCCTTCGATGCCGGACTAGATCAAAAAACTTGCGACACGGAAACCTTACTCAACGCAAATTTTATTAATCCCTATCCAAATTTATATACTTCTAAAATAAATTGGAAGCAAATCGATGCTTTAACAGCTGTTAATTTTAGTGCAATTGATATTTTAAATCCATTGATTACAAATCTTACAAAAGATCAATTACATTCCTTTGAACTCAGCATCACATTAAATAGC from Saprospiraceae bacterium carries:
- the dinB gene encoding DNA polymerase IV, with the protein product MFDRAILHMDLDAFFVSVECIKNSSLYGKPLIVGGYSSRGVVAACSYEARAFGVHSAMPMKMALRLCPQAIVLRGDMDSYTKYSGLVTDIIAEEAPLYEKASIDEFYLDLTGMDRYFGCMKWSSELRTKLIKETGLPISFGLSPNKLISKVGTGEAKPNGAIQILKGTERAFLSPLSTNKIPGIGKETYKRLSFMGVRTIRILSEIPVRLLQREFGNESGRSLWEHANAIDERPVVPFHEQKSISKENTFEQDTLDIRRIRILLLDMVEKLAFELRQGGRVCSCVTIKIRYADFNTFSKQRKIPYTSNDDMLRKVSYDLFDSLYEKRQLIRLIGVKFSGLVHGNYQIRLFEDTEEQISLLQQLDHIRRRWGVGSVMRAAVLK
- a CDS encoding helix-turn-helix domain-containing protein, with protein sequence MYLAQNLKFLRTKYNYSQAEAADKIGIPRTTLGDYERGHTEPNMELLLTLAKVYGVQIEGLLTRKLENLAWEDVTTDNVKILAMTVDHNQKGNIELVRTKAAAGYLENFQDPEFVSELPRLQFPALQGYYRAFEIEGDSMLPMEPGSIVICKYVEKLKDIKNNEPYIIVSQQDGVVYKRLQLHNEKKALQCISDNLQYPSFQLPWEDVKEVWEYHAHLAFTEPKTNYDHWKNEQVSDIQKKVNELHRHYVGKE
- a CDS encoding TonB-dependent receptor encodes the protein MKTALTILLLLNFTLLPAQSASIKGKLMDSEGSAVIFANVALFSSKDSSLTKVASSDASGSFELQSLPAGNYFLKSNYVGMQDYQNPNIQLTSDQHLDLGILRLETAAINLTEATVTAQRSILEVKPDRLIFNVEGTINSIGSDAISLLRKAPSVTIDNNDNISLLGRSGVLVYLDGKRLPLSGQDLSNYLQNLPAEQIDRIEIITNPGAKYEAQGNAGIIDIRLKKDKNLGTNGSVNTSYIQGKYPKSNISGNGNYRNKKMNLFGTLGLGQWQGYHRMEFQSYQNNFYLDETNENRHDRKNLNYRIGTDYFLSPKHTIGFLYTGFFSDGTSWGQNRIDLASENSPTLIDSILIANTNSDNPKKNQSFNLNYRFDTKKDRNLNIDLDYAFYNNTNTRQQDNDYFDASGQQQLSEFLYYFDTPSDIDILTFKLDYEHTGLGGKLSYGTKLSRVVTDNFYQVYDGSKENGVLNLQRSNRFKYDENVYGVYVNYARSISKNWNLNAGLRAEQTDARGDLQAYLPELQEPAVLLKYLSWFPSAGINWNITEQNSMALNYSRRINRPDYNVLNPFNNQLSQLSYEKGNPFLAPEIVNNLELGYTLASRFNFKVGYALTSDQITRLIGPDDKDPRASFIKWDNLATQEIWSFNASLPIQIHKIWNAYFNLGASHIHNQADYGGDAIVDLKAFTYSIYQQHSFDLPLKFKGEISGYYSGPGIWGGVFVYESSWSLDLGLQRKFLKDRLNAKLSASDLFFTSGWKGISEFNGLRSYGKGNWDSRRLSLNLSYRFGNDNVKSRKRNVGLEDEAGRVGGD